A stretch of DNA from Perognathus longimembris pacificus isolate PPM17 chromosome 14, ASM2315922v1, whole genome shotgun sequence:
ACAACCTaggtaacaacaaaaaatacaaaaaaaagaaagaaatagtaaaaacaaaaattgtaatATAGAggacatgagagaaaaaaattctgctgGTAAAGCAAATGTGAATGCATTtctctgtccctgaatttttttctaaatctatTCCCCCTGTCTGCTTATATAACTCTCTGCCAGGGCTTTGCAGCTGGTCCCCACTGTGGCTTAAGCAGCCTTCTCTCTGtgtttccatttaaaaatctttatttcaaTAGGTGGGCCCAGAGCATCTGCACTTCCAAAATTACCACACAACTGATCCAAAATGATTGAAACAAAATTGGTTTCAAAAATTGCCCTTAGGCTGAAAAGAAGATGAAGGCTAACAtttcagacctaaagaaacatttaTCACAATTCTGAGGTCTGTAATAGACTTCTGGAGTCGTAATAGAAATGTTGACAGCTTGTTAATTATAGAAATGCTTGTGAGCATCACTGTTATTCTTTTGAAAAATCTGACAAAAGAGTTCAGAGTTTTTTCACTTAAACCCAGCTTTACAACACCTCAAGTCCAATCTCTTCTCCCCTAGAGGCTGCATtcacttccatttccttgttAGTAGACTGTGCTGACTCAGGAGAGGGTCTTCAATAGCTTCAGACTCTTAACATTTTTCACTCCCCAAAGAAGACAATGAAGGTCCCAGAGCCACATTTTGATTCAGGGACTCTTGATTGTAAGGGTTACATCACCTGACAAGGCCCAAGGCAGTTGAAAATCTCTCTTGGGATCTTTGAAGGAGAATGTTTCCAAACTCTAAAATCACAGCAGCATGAAACAGCACTGACGCTTACAGGCATCAGCAAACACTTTTGTGTGGTTAACATCTTCTGCCCTCAACTGAAATTTGACAGAGTTCCTTAGTGAAGAAAGTAAGATGCACAATGGATAGAAGTTTGAATCTATTTTACCCTCTTCCTCTACCACTAACTAGTTGTGTCATGTTGGTAATACCTTAAAGTCTTGGATCTTCATATTTTACTTgtttgtaaattggagaaaggcTCTCAACAATGGTTGTCTATGATACCAATGACTTAAAAGAACATAGATTTCACTATGATAGAAACAAAATCCCACTCTATCACTGACACTGATAAGCTTATAAGTATTGCTACTAATATCACAGtaaaatttaaggaaaaattaaataaaattatatagtaCATTCCTAGAAAATTTATTAGTATGGCCTAGACTTAGGTGAAATTAAAAGTACAATGATTTGAATGTTTCAACTCTAGAATAAATAGAATTTTTGCAGGTCTTGTTAAATGCCTTGTTATATGTTTTAAGACCCTTtaatccagatttcttttcttttcttttttcttttttttttttttttttttggtcagtcatggggcttgaactctgggcctaggcattgtcccacaggctcttcagctccaggctagagctctctgccaattgagccacagcaccacatcctaATCAGGGTTTCTTTACAATAATGTTATTGGCTTGGTTGTGGGCTGTTTGGTTCCAGTATAAGATGTTTAGCAGCATTTCTAGCTCGATCCATCTAGATGTCTTCAGATATTGCCAAATCAAATTAAGGAGTGGTAGGGGCCCAAAATTGCCCTCAGCTGAGAATGGCTACTTGGAAGTATAAAATgtcatataaatacatttttctataatgcaattttaaacttattttctgCTAACTGGCTTCATCAACTCGAAGAATTTAAGATATTTATTAAAGATTACTGTCCTTATTTGACTTTACAGTATATGGAAAGGAATTATGacttagtaaaataaaaacatgtatttaaaaCATGTAATATGATATATAACTTAATGTGAATAATATTTGCCGAATCCCAGAGGACATTAAACAGTTTTATACTAAACACATTTATAGTCATTTATGCCATGTAATTTTAAAGTTTCTGTGCATGTTTTAATAAGATAATTTGATCTTACATGTGAAAatggtaaaaaataataataacctacTGTTGGTAAAAATACTGTCTTAATAGAGAACTGTGATTTAGCCATTTTTCAGTCATACAATTAATGTTTCATGATTGATAATACTGTGTTTATAAATGACAGGCTGGTCGCATTGTTAAGCATTAATCCTCAGACAAGAGCCCATTGATACACTGCTCTAAACAAGTGATGCTGTAGTTTGCTTCGACCTGTGTACATTCAGACTTGCCCTAAAGAAGCAAGATGAGAAAATGCAAATTTAAGGTCATAGCCCATATTACAAGGGTTATAACTaataatatactttttaaaatgcaaattttcaTCCAAAGGTTTTGGATTCACCACAAACTAGAGGTCAAAACAGAGTTGTATAATCagcttaacattaaaaaaaaaaatcctactactACTACTGACTAACCACTACTTTGAAATAGCACATTTCTTACACTTAAATTTTGAACTTTTCTTCCATTTACACAGCAGAAGAAATTTTGTGACATTTGtaaatatcatattttaaaacGGCTGGGGAAAATAACCTCAAAATATCCTGATCCCTTAAAATTAGATTGATACTTTCCTTGGAATGCTTTATTTTCCAGTTAATTGCACAGCATTAGGATatctataaataattttttaagtcagGTTTGTTCTGGGGTGCCTCTAGTAACCCAGTTACACTGTATACCTGCGGGGGGGTAAGGAATATGGAACGCTATCTGAATTCATTCTATAATCTGAAGATATGGTTCACTAAATTCATAAGTAAACATGTTCCTTTATGTGCAAAGTATCATCTGGAAATTAGGTTACTGATTAATGGCTAAGTATTTGAAAATACGAAATTTTCATTACTATTATTTCAAGGACTGTAAAATGCCAATTAAGCCTTCTGGAATTCTTTGGCTATACTCAACTATTTTAAATTGTCatcactttttaaataattttaaaattagaagtgaaaaattaaggaagaaaaagcaGCTCTCACCATCAACACTGGGCTTTcatcacaggaaaagaaaaccaagatcTCTTTCAAAAATCCAAATGGACTCACAAAAGACAGGAGCCTTCTTAATTTCCTGTCCCTCCCGATGCACTGCAAATGTCTTTATCAAGGAATTCAGATAGCTTCAATTATGACATTCTTAAAATCCTGGCTGCAAAATTACATGGGAAGAGAAGCTTATTTTTAAGGCATTTGGTATAATAAAAGTCcatcctaaaagaaaaataaaataaaacaagaaaagaacagaatCCTGAGGTAAGGGTGTGCTGACTTCGAAGCACTGCACACCTCTAACAAAGGTGAGCTACAGTTCAGCAGTCATCAGAGAGAACAATCAGCAACTTCAGACCCATGGGTGTGATGCCCACATGAACACAAGTGTAGCACTAGTTTCTGAAAATGTCTAGCGTAAAACTTCACAATTCCGGTGTGGAGAGGAATGGAACTCCACTAAACCCAGCATCAAACAATTGCACGTAGAATGTGCCCTAGGGCATGGCCCGCTCTCCCTGTTCTTTCCCCATTCCTGACTCCAAAGAGAGCAGAATAACATTCTCTAGATTCCCAGCAAGAGTCAAGCATTGCCCTAGTCTTTGCTCTGAATCTCTTAGCTGAAGATGACCCTTAGGAAGTGGTGACAGGTCTGAAGCCAAGGGCTGCTGCCGCCCGTTCTGCATATCCTCTGTTAAgtgcaaaggaaaaaataaaaagaatggggGATGGGGTGTGAGGAGTGAAGAGTTGCCTAGAGGGTTGGCACAAAGCCCACAAATTGGATTTTCTTAAAAATCTATCTTGCCCTACCACGACCAAAAATCAACCTGAAGGGACTACTTTCTTGGCAAACCGGCAGTAAGAGCGCTTTGAGGACGGGGTAAGGGTCACTGCCCTTTTCTCAATAGTGTTATTTCTACGGAACCCCACGAAGCTCCTGAATGCCCAAAGATGAGAATTCGACCgacttatttttttcctgtttgtctcTGCGTGAAACTGATGAACAAATAAGTGATTCCAATGGGCCCTTTGGGTTAATAAAATTTCCTTTGagttaataaaattaaatcaaattccCAGCGATGGGGAAGAGAGGATGTCCGCGCAATTCCAGGCCCCTCCCTCGGGTAACTAGACGCTAGTTACCAGGAGCCCGCTCCGTTACTGGGAGCTTTGACCCCGCTGCTAACCCAGACCTCCAGATCCCAGTTGCACGCGAGCCTCAAACACACAAAAGCTAATAATCGGACTATTCATGAATTGAGACAGTAGGGTAAATGTTCCATTTTCCCAGATGGGGCTCCCAGACTCGGAAAATAAAGGTAAAAACCAGGTGTGCCTGAATCCTTCGGTTTTAAACACTGCAAGTCCAGCAAAAGAGCAATGGGGAAACTAACTGgggccagcctccccccccccacccccccaccccaagcactGGGATCGGGTCTGCTGGGGACTCGAGGTAGGATCCTGGGAATAAAGAAAACTCTGGAGACTGGAGTCAGAGTCTGCTTTCCTTGCCTGGCCCGCCGGATCAGGGAATGCTGCTGGCTTGGTCCCTGCCCTACCCGCCTGGTCCTCAGGGGTTTTCACAGCGCAGATTCTCTCCTGCTTATGCATTCTGAGCCCCTATGTGCtacttttctcactcaaatttgTCCTGTGGGCTGATTCGAAAGTCCCTCCTAGCTAGGGAAGGTTTATGCTTTGTCATTATTCCCAGTGTCCTTTTTATTTGCCCCTGCCCTCGTCGCATTTCAAGAAAATGAGCTCTTAGAAAAGAAAGCCTCTCTGCTGAGGCGGCTGGCGATCTTGCAGAATGATGTAAATGGTTGcagggctttttttcccccctgctttttttttttttttttgagtgaactGTGAAGATCTGTGAAAATAATATCAGGGTTTTCCGTCAGAACAAGCTTTGCCTTGCACTCAGGCATAGCATGATCTGACCTGACACTTCCAACCATCTGTGCTATCTATCTGCCTTCTGATTTACCAGATCTGTACAAGCCACATACAAATTGTACTTGATACTAAAGAAAAAGGAGCCTGGCCCAGTCCAGTTTGGTGGTGAACTTTCCCATCTGATTTTCAGTCAGATGAGTCTCCTCCAATCTTTCCTGGCATTTTTATTGACACTCCATCAATCAAGTTATTTTCTTCAAACTAAATAACCCCCTAATCAAAGGCCCGGATGAGAGTTGCTTTGGTTTCTGTGACCAAGGCCTCAGAATATGGTATGATGTGGATGTCAATTGGAAATCAATAAAAATTGCCAATCCAGTCTACTGGCCAGAAGGAAGAGCTGCCAAGAAAGCCCTTCCTCTCTGCAGGAGGGGTCAGTGGCCAATGGCTTAGaaagtgtttgggttttttgttgtttttttttagccaccactaccaccatccccCTCCAACACCTTGTTGTGGATCTCCTCTCCTTTACTTTTACTGAATTGCTTTTGGGTTAACAAGACAACATTCCTATCTCAAGCCCAAGAGTTGTATGTTCAAgtactgggcgggggggggcaaaATTAGCCTTctagaaacattttttattaattgaattttgttgacaaggtgttgtgcaaaaggggtacagttacataataaggcagtgagtacatttcttgtgatatcttacaccctcatttttctttcccttccctagatcaggtaggcatatatacaatacccagtgtaccaaaatcatatacagtaaccaaaAATCCGTATACAGTAACCACGTCTTTTAAGTCGCTGAGCTTTTAAGTTGCTGTCTTGACCTAGCAATGACTTCTCACTCTAAATGTGACTATGCTGTGCATTTCTTCAAGTCCATTAAAGGGGGGAAGGGACTAGAAGTATAATATTTACTTGAGTGAGACCCCTACAGCCCTCCTGACTTCGAGTATTTGACTTTATGATCAGTGTCTATATTGCCAACTGTAAGCATGTTCCTGCTTtcgttttaaaattgttttagaaaGTTTTTGAAGGGAGTGGGGATAAAGTCAAACTGACCTCTTCTATAGATCCCTCGTTCTGATCCTTCTGCTGCAGATTAGTTTCTCAGTCAGCTGCTTTGGCAGCTGGAAAAGGAGGGATGGGAGCTGGGATGGATGCTTAGAAGACCTGGAAAAATccacttctctttccctcttcgtGGTGGGAGAGCTCCCCAaaacttttctgtttccttacaaCTAAACTAGAGAGTCTTCCAGGATTTTGAGTTTGGCCAAATCTCTTTGTCTTTTGGAGACCTGTCCATCTATCGATCCGAAGcacagcacccccacccccaaatcgaATTTCTGTAGCCCCCCCGGCGTCTTTGATGGTAaacaagagagaggggaaggcagaggaagaaagagaagggagtgaAACGCCGCTGTCTTCGCTAGTGTTCTCTCCCCAGCCACTCAATCCGTCCTTTCATCCTCCAGCTTCTGCAAAATACTGAAGATAAGTCCACCCACAAACGGCGGGCGCTGTCGGGTACGGGGAGGTGCTGAAATGGCCCAGGCGCTTTGGTCACAGCCTTGATTGGCAGAGTTGGCCAGTGACTGACAGGGGGGTCTCCATGGCGCCGGCGCTGCAAATCCTCCCACCCCAGTAGCTGCGCCTGCTAGCCTGCCTGCGTGCGGGGAGAGGGCCGCGCCGAAATCTACCCAAGCAGCCCACACCTCCTCCAGTTGGGGACTCTCGCTCCTGGCGGTGTAACCCCCCCACAGCCACCACACCCAGGAGAGCCTAGCGCACCCAGCTAGGCCTGCAAACATCTGCTGCGTGTCCCGCCCGGGGCTcagtgtccccctccctccccgttgCCGCCGGCTCTTCCTCGATGTTCCAGCTGCCTATCTTGAATTTCAGCCCCCAGCAAGTGGCCGGGGTATGCGAGACACTGGAGGAGAGTGGCGATGTGGAGAGGCTGGGTCGCTTCCTGTGGTCGCTGCCTGTGGCCCCTGCGGCCTGCGAGGCCCTCAACAAAAATGAGTCGGTGCTGCGCGCTCGAGCCATCGTGGCCTTTCACGGTGGCAACTACCGCGAGCTCTACCACATCCTAGAAAATCACAAGTTTACCAAGGAGTCGCACGCCAAGCTGCAGGCGTTGTGGTTAGAAGCGcactatcaggaggctgagaagctcCGTGGACGGCCCTTGGGGCCCGTGGACAAGTACCGCGTGAGGAAGAAGTTCCCCTTGCCCCGTACCATTTGGGATGGCGAACAGAAGACGCATTGCTTCAAGGAGCGCACTCGGCACCTGCTCAGAGAGTGGTACCTGCAGGACCCATACCCCAATCCCAGCAAAAAGCGGGAGCTCGCCCAGGCCACCGGACTCACCCCCACGCAGGTGGGCAACTGGTTCAAAAATCGCCGACAAAGGGACCGAGCAGCTGCAGCCAAGAACAGGTTGGTATCTAGAGGCCTTTGTGTTCACCAGAGAGGGCTTGGGGAG
This window harbors:
- the Six6 gene encoding homeobox protein SIX6, which gives rise to MFQLPILNFSPQQVAGVCETLEESGDVERLGRFLWSLPVAPAACEALNKNESVLRARAIVAFHGGNYRELYHILENHKFTKESHAKLQALWLEAHYQEAEKLRGRPLGPVDKYRVRKKFPLPRTIWDGEQKTHCFKERTRHLLREWYLQDPYPNPSKKRELAQATGLTPTQVGNWFKNRRQRDRAAAAKNRLQQQVLSQGSGRALRAEGEGAPEVLGGAASPAASLSSKAATSAISITSSDSECEI